One window of Methylococcus sp. EFPC2 genomic DNA carries:
- the mnmE gene encoding tRNA uridine-5-carboxymethylaminomethyl(34) synthesis GTPase MnmE has translation MNDTSNDTIAAVATPAGRGGVGVIRVSGPATSGLIESLFGRVLQPRHAHFLPFKDGAGESIDSGLALFFPAPHSFTGEDVLELHGHGSPVILDLLLRRLLELGVRLARPGEFSERAFLNDKIDLAQAEAIADLIDSASEQAARSAQRSLQGEFSRRIDALLESLIELRAYTEVAIDFVDEDIDFLAQGQIAEKLDGLVGKLDGILRTARQGQILRDGFSVVIAGRPNAGKSSLLNALTGRDSAIVTDIAGTTRDVLREYIQIDGMPLHVIDTAGLRDSDNPVEREGIRRARAAIAQADRILLLSDDRETDEGDECLAELPERMPVTRIRNKIDLSGRAPGIRESGHGVEIDLSVKTGEGLELLRRHLKECAGYDAEAGQVFIARRRHLDALDRARDAILSGLTQLRLNQAPELLAEDLRQAQQALGEITGAYTTEDLLGKIFSSFCIGK, from the coding sequence ATGAACGATACGTCCAATGACACCATCGCCGCGGTCGCCACCCCCGCCGGACGCGGCGGGGTGGGCGTCATCCGCGTGTCCGGTCCCGCCACGAGCGGCCTGATAGAAAGCCTGTTCGGGCGGGTTTTGCAGCCCCGGCATGCGCATTTTCTGCCGTTCAAGGACGGTGCCGGCGAGTCTATCGATTCCGGCTTGGCCCTGTTCTTCCCGGCCCCCCACTCGTTCACCGGCGAAGACGTTCTCGAATTGCACGGGCACGGCAGCCCGGTGATCCTGGACCTGCTGTTGCGGCGCTTGTTGGAGTTAGGAGTGCGGCTGGCCCGGCCGGGCGAATTTTCCGAACGCGCCTTTCTCAACGACAAGATCGATCTGGCCCAGGCGGAAGCCATCGCCGACCTCATCGACAGCGCTAGTGAGCAGGCGGCGCGCAGCGCCCAGCGATCCTTGCAGGGCGAATTCTCACGGCGCATCGATGCCCTGCTGGAAAGCCTGATCGAATTGCGCGCCTACACCGAGGTGGCCATCGATTTCGTCGACGAGGACATCGACTTCCTCGCCCAGGGCCAGATCGCCGAGAAGCTGGACGGTCTCGTCGGAAAACTGGACGGCATCCTGCGCACGGCGCGGCAGGGCCAGATCCTGCGCGACGGGTTCAGCGTGGTCATCGCCGGCCGGCCCAACGCCGGCAAGTCCAGCCTGCTGAACGCCCTCACCGGGCGCGACAGCGCCATCGTCACCGACATCGCCGGCACCACCCGCGACGTGCTGCGCGAATACATCCAAATCGACGGCATGCCCTTGCACGTCATCGACACAGCCGGCTTGCGTGACAGCGACAATCCGGTCGAACGGGAAGGCATACGCCGAGCCCGCGCCGCCATCGCGCAGGCCGACCGCATCCTCCTGCTCAGCGACGACCGTGAGACGGATGAAGGCGACGAATGTTTGGCCGAACTGCCGGAGAGGATGCCCGTCACCCGTATCCGCAACAAGATCGACCTGAGCGGCCGTGCGCCGGGTATCCGCGAATCCGGCCACGGCGTCGAGATCGACCTGTCGGTCAAAACCGGCGAGGGGCTGGAACTGCTGCGCCGCCACCTCAAGGAATGCGCCGGCTACGATGCTGAAGCCGGCCAGGTCTTCATCGCCCGCCGCCGACACCTCGACGCCCTGGACCGCGCCCGCGACGCCATCCTCTCCGGACTGACCCAGCTACGCCTAAACCAAGCCCCCGAATTGCTGGCGGAAGACTTGCGCCAAGCGCAACAAGCCCTCGGCGAAATCACTGGCGCCTATACCACCGAGGATCTGCTGGGGAAAATTTTCAGCTCGTTCTGCATAGGA